In Thioalkalivibrio paradoxus ARh 1, the following are encoded in one genomic region:
- a CDS encoding molybdopterin-dependent oxidoreductase, producing the protein MQWFHDTKISRRTFLAGTGALGVATAFQLNPLTQALVNAGVVHAANPIPIPGSGEWVPTVCQGCTTWCMKEAYVQDGRVFHVRGNQHSKITGKSGCVRQSMALTELYDPDRVRYPMKRTNPRKGRGEDPGFVRITWEEAMDTFAEKLMELRQKGEPYKYMTTRGRYGFMSGVMLANITRIIGSPNAITHSAICAEADKFGPYFMEGNWGYRQYDIKNSRYQLSFGADPIAANRQVSFATREWGNMLDHAKVAVVDPRFSSSAQKADEWLPIRPGTDSALALALAHVILTEELWHKPFVGDFFDGKNRFVSGQTVALETMVEAADAAVEAEDTTQGPTAVPTFNERYTHGLVQWWNLELKDRTPEWAAEITDIPVEQIVRVARDLGEAAPRVGIWLSRGMHMNTRGSYSSMCGHALAGLLGAAENDGGSMRFSARPTASLPDGAAYRDDLAKAGIAMEMIDRRGRLEFPALARGRSGAGVISAQPANSILEEDPYGIEVLYSSWNNFVYAQPHAQEWEEAMKKVPFQVHSTLNLAEQSMFADIILPASHSMFERWNVVANSGNGYGVVGIQQPMVKIGDIRQDESEIPWLLAEALDRKGFSAPLEYLKNEFTDPETGAHPTNGDELGLIMVKMMTRPFWDPDSTVGGTKFANWEEFRKVGMWTSDHYPFQSRWGNMGTKTGNFEFYSETLKDALQAHADRHNTDIDNVLATCNYEARGELAFIPHYENPVRHGSESEYPFLFIDYKHKLNREGRGCNHYWYTAERDTEPGDFKFGDAAKINPVDAERLGIETGDTIRLSSVSGTITCTASVWEGVRPGCVVKAFGMGHWAYGRNVSEEFGRTAIGGNNNELIPGDYDRLSGSSVFSGQIGVRVEKV; encoded by the coding sequence ATGCAATGGTTCCACGATACCAAGATCAGCCGCCGCACCTTCCTGGCCGGGACGGGTGCGCTCGGCGTTGCCACGGCATTCCAACTCAACCCCCTCACGCAGGCACTGGTGAATGCCGGTGTCGTGCACGCTGCGAACCCGATTCCGATCCCGGGTTCGGGCGAGTGGGTTCCCACCGTCTGCCAGGGCTGTACCACCTGGTGCATGAAAGAGGCCTATGTTCAGGACGGCCGCGTGTTCCACGTGCGCGGCAACCAGCACTCCAAGATCACCGGTAAGTCCGGTTGCGTACGTCAGAGCATGGCGCTGACCGAGCTATACGACCCGGACCGGGTGCGTTACCCGATGAAGCGGACCAACCCGCGCAAGGGCCGCGGCGAGGATCCGGGATTCGTGCGGATCACCTGGGAAGAAGCCATGGACACCTTCGCCGAGAAACTGATGGAGCTGCGGCAGAAGGGCGAACCGTACAAATACATGACCACCCGCGGCCGTTATGGATTCATGAGCGGGGTGATGCTCGCGAACATCACCCGCATCATCGGCTCGCCGAACGCGATCACCCACTCGGCCATCTGCGCCGAGGCCGACAAGTTCGGTCCGTACTTCATGGAAGGGAACTGGGGCTACCGGCAGTACGACATCAAGAACAGCCGCTACCAGCTCTCGTTCGGGGCCGATCCGATTGCCGCCAACCGGCAGGTGTCCTTCGCCACGCGCGAGTGGGGCAACATGCTGGATCACGCCAAGGTGGCTGTGGTCGATCCCCGCTTTTCCTCCAGCGCGCAGAAGGCGGATGAATGGCTGCCGATCAGGCCGGGTACGGATTCCGCGCTGGCGCTGGCACTGGCCCATGTGATTCTGACTGAGGAGCTTTGGCACAAACCCTTCGTTGGCGATTTCTTCGACGGAAAAAACCGCTTTGTCTCGGGCCAGACAGTCGCGTTGGAAACCATGGTCGAAGCGGCGGATGCAGCGGTCGAGGCAGAAGATACAACGCAGGGGCCGACCGCGGTGCCGACTTTCAACGAGCGGTATACCCACGGTCTGGTGCAGTGGTGGAACCTGGAACTCAAGGACCGCACCCCGGAGTGGGCTGCGGAGATCACCGACATTCCGGTCGAGCAGATCGTGCGCGTGGCCCGGGATCTCGGCGAGGCGGCCCCGAGAGTGGGCATCTGGCTCTCGCGCGGGATGCACATGAACACGCGCGGCTCCTACAGCTCGATGTGCGGTCACGCGCTTGCCGGGCTACTGGGGGCGGCGGAGAACGACGGCGGCAGCATGCGCTTCAGTGCCCGCCCGACAGCCTCCCTACCCGACGGCGCCGCGTATCGCGATGATCTGGCCAAGGCCGGGATCGCAATGGAAATGATCGATCGCCGTGGCCGACTGGAATTCCCGGCACTCGCCCGCGGGCGCTCTGGCGCAGGCGTGATCAGCGCCCAGCCCGCCAACTCCATTCTGGAGGAAGACCCCTACGGCATCGAGGTGCTGTACTCGAGCTGGAACAACTTCGTCTACGCCCAGCCGCACGCGCAGGAGTGGGAAGAGGCGATGAAGAAGGTACCCTTCCAGGTGCACTCGACGCTGAACCTCGCCGAACAGTCGATGTTCGCCGACATCATCCTGCCGGCGTCGCACAGTATGTTCGAGCGCTGGAACGTCGTCGCCAACTCCGGCAACGGCTATGGCGTGGTCGGCATTCAGCAGCCGATGGTGAAGATCGGCGACATCCGCCAGGATGAGTCGGAGATCCCCTGGCTGCTCGCCGAAGCGCTGGATCGCAAGGGCTTCAGCGCGCCGCTGGAATACCTGAAAAACGAGTTCACCGATCCGGAAACGGGTGCGCATCCCACCAACGGTGACGAGTTGGGCCTGATCATGGTCAAGATGATGACCCGGCCCTTCTGGGATCCCGACTCCACTGTGGGGGGCACGAAGTTCGCCAACTGGGAAGAGTTTCGCAAGGTCGGCATGTGGACCAGCGATCACTACCCGTTCCAGTCGCGCTGGGGGAACATGGGGACGAAGACCGGCAACTTCGAGTTCTACTCCGAGACCCTGAAGGACGCGTTGCAAGCGCACGCGGACCGGCACAATACCGACATCGACAATGTGCTGGCGACCTGCAATTACGAAGCCCGCGGCGAACTGGCGTTCATCCCGCATTACGAGAACCCGGTGCGGCACGGCAGCGAGAGCGAGTACCCGTTCCTGTTCATTGACTACAAGCACAAGCTCAACCGGGAGGGACGCGGGTGCAACCATTACTGGTACACGGCCGAACGTGATACCGAGCCGGGCGATTTCAAGTTCGGCGATGCCGCCAAGATCAACCCGGTGGACGCCGAACGCCTCGGGATCGAGACCGGCGACACGATTCGGCTGAGCAGTGTCTCCGGCACCATCACCTGCACCGCAAGCGTTTGGGAGGGTGTGCGACCCGGCTGCGTCGTGAAAGCCTTCGGTATGGGCCACTGGGCCTACGGGCGGAATGTGTCCGAGGAGTTCGGGCGGACCGCCATCGGGGGCAACAACAACGAACTGATCCCGGGCGACTATGACCGCCTGTCCGGATCCTCGGTGTTCTCCGGCCAGATCGGCGTTCGCGTCGAGAAAGTCTGA
- a CDS encoding MBL fold metallo-hydrolase, translated as MHRLFSALSAAAAFALLLASVAQADADRPIEAILEPVQLTERVHYFYGSIEARTPLNLGMNNNVGFVVTDAGVVLIDSGPSYQVAAKIAEAVAAVTEQPITHVVNLGSQDHRWLGNGWFQDQGAEIVALQRTAETQERFGETHLNRLIRVLGEEAMAGTDPVTAPAPIDADRHAFEVGGVPFELLFVANAHFPGDSMLHLPTDEVVFTGDVVYTERMLGIHPQSDPVGKLESFRKLEELDPAIVVPGHGAATDLATARRDTGDYLETLIREVRAGLEDWESLDETVERIAELPPFQHLLHYDDWHRVNVNRTYLFLEASQ; from the coding sequence ATGCACCGTCTTTTCTCTGCGCTATCTGCGGCCGCAGCCTTTGCGCTGCTGCTCGCGTCCGTTGCCCAAGCGGATGCCGACCGGCCGATCGAGGCAATCCTCGAACCGGTCCAGTTGACCGAACGCGTCCATTACTTCTACGGCTCGATCGAGGCGCGCACGCCGCTGAACCTGGGCATGAACAACAATGTCGGCTTCGTCGTCACGGACGCGGGCGTCGTGCTGATCGACAGCGGCCCCAGCTACCAGGTTGCGGCGAAGATCGCGGAAGCGGTGGCGGCGGTCACCGAGCAACCCATCACTCACGTGGTCAACCTGGGCAGCCAGGATCACCGCTGGCTGGGCAACGGCTGGTTCCAGGATCAGGGTGCCGAGATCGTCGCATTGCAACGGACCGCCGAAACCCAGGAGCGCTTTGGCGAGACACACCTGAACCGGCTGATTCGCGTGCTTGGTGAAGAGGCGATGGCCGGCACCGATCCCGTGACCGCGCCCGCCCCGATCGACGCCGACCGGCACGCGTTCGAGGTCGGCGGGGTGCCGTTCGAGCTACTCTTCGTTGCAAACGCGCACTTTCCCGGGGACAGCATGCTCCACCTGCCGACCGATGAAGTGGTGTTCACCGGCGACGTTGTCTACACCGAGCGGATGCTGGGCATTCATCCGCAGAGCGACCCAGTCGGCAAGCTGGAAAGTTTCCGCAAGCTTGAGGAACTCGATCCCGCGATCGTCGTTCCGGGACACGGCGCCGCGACGGATCTGGCCACGGCCCGCCGCGACACCGGCGATTATCTCGAGACCCTCATCCGCGAGGTACGGGCCGGGCTCGAAGACTGGGAGTCACTGGACGAGACGGTCGAGCGTATCGCCGAGCTGCCACCGTTCCAGCACCTGCTGCACTACGACGACTGGCATCGGGTAAACGTGAACCGCACCTACCTGTTTCTGGAGGCGTCGCAGTAG
- a CDS encoding polysulfide reductase NrfD family protein, with protein MNANVSLRDFATPTWILIAVGLVAGGMVGVYEMFFGHLFATNHALVWTLPLVAYIFLALMSTGISLVLAYGLLTKDASITQHTRPLLIMAIGILLGGFTALATELGSVLNLVWILLSPNFSSPIWWMGALYSVELVLLIVKLVMDLKGRHGGFDMPLAWGTLIIAAAAAITIGAVFGTVIGRPDYHGAFLSIVTLVSALVSGTAAIVLLRPQSKLTETAGRIFRQTALLFAALILMRVAYEAHSTVAGMLGWASIAMLAPFLIAAVLLPRAPRMLALLGILGALWVQYSFIITGQLVSLGQTAHWYGAVQSYQPNLPELLVLVLGIAVAAALIKLGEQFLIERRPAA; from the coding sequence ATGAATGCCAATGTCAGCTTGCGAGACTTTGCCACGCCCACCTGGATCCTGATCGCCGTCGGCCTCGTGGCAGGCGGCATGGTGGGTGTGTACGAGATGTTCTTCGGACATCTGTTTGCAACCAACCATGCACTGGTCTGGACGCTCCCACTGGTCGCCTACATCTTCCTGGCGTTGATGAGCACCGGGATATCGCTGGTTCTGGCCTACGGACTGCTCACCAAAGACGCATCCATCACGCAACACACACGGCCGCTGTTGATCATGGCCATTGGTATCCTCCTTGGAGGCTTCACCGCCTTGGCAACCGAACTGGGATCCGTGCTGAATCTGGTCTGGATCCTGCTCTCGCCAAACTTCAGTTCTCCGATCTGGTGGATGGGCGCGCTGTACTCGGTCGAACTGGTGCTCCTGATCGTGAAGCTCGTGATGGACCTGAAGGGCCGACACGGCGGGTTCGACATGCCACTTGCCTGGGGAACGCTCATCATCGCCGCGGCCGCCGCCATCACCATCGGCGCAGTCTTCGGCACGGTCATCGGACGCCCGGACTACCATGGGGCCTTCCTGTCGATCGTCACCCTGGTCTCGGCGCTGGTGAGCGGAACCGCCGCGATCGTGCTGCTGCGTCCGCAGAGTAAGCTTACGGAAACCGCAGGGCGGATCTTCCGGCAGACGGCGCTTCTGTTCGCGGCATTGATCCTGATGCGGGTTGCCTACGAAGCCCACAGCACGGTCGCCGGCATGCTGGGCTGGGCGAGCATTGCGATGCTGGCGCCCTTCCTCATCGCTGCCGTTCTTCTACCTCGCGCGCCACGTATGTTGGCCCTGCTCGGCATCCTGGGTGCACTCTGGGTGCAGTACAGCTTCATCATCACGGGGCAACTGGTGTCGCTCGGACAGACCGCCCACTGGTACGGCGCGGTGCAGTCCTACCAGCCGAACCTTCCGGAACTCCTAGTCCTCGTGCTTGGCATTGCCGTGGCCGCTGCACTCATCAAGCTCGGCGAGCAGTTCCTGATCGAGCGGCGCCCGGCTGCCTGA
- a CDS encoding thioredoxin family protein, with the protein MKEVKVLGPGCANCKRAYNLIEEVAKAKGVQVQLEKVEDVAAIAGYGVMATPGVVIDGKVIHMGGVPARSVVEKWFS; encoded by the coding sequence GTGAAAGAAGTGAAAGTGCTTGGTCCTGGATGTGCGAACTGCAAGCGGGCCTACAACCTGATTGAAGAGGTCGCGAAAGCAAAAGGTGTCCAGGTGCAACTCGAGAAGGTGGAGGACGTCGCGGCGATTGCCGGCTATGGAGTCATGGCCACGCCGGGTGTCGTGATCGACGGAAAGGTGATTCACATGGGTGGTGTACCAGCACGGTCCGTTGTCGAGAAGTGGTTCAGTTGA
- a CDS encoding permease — protein sequence MTGPFQWFADWLVYGVLGLSADTRFGAALNFFVMDVPKIFFLLVVVIYVMGWLRAFVSPEQVRNYIRGRSKVAARSTAVGLGAVTPFCSCSSVPLFIGFVEAGIPLGVTFSFLIASPMINQVAVVLLAGILGWQVALLYVLAGLTLAFVGGMIMERFKPERWVEEYVWKIHMGQVQMPERDTSLRGRHLYAWGEVTDIVRRIWKWIFIGVGVGAFFYGYIPQHWVENLGDHWLAVPAAVLIGVPMYSNAIGVVPVAEAMLLKGVPLGTTLAFMMSVAALSLPELLILRKVIRWPALIRFVGILAVSFMIVGWLFNALAPWLPVAAAP from the coding sequence ATGACCGGTCCCTTCCAGTGGTTCGCGGACTGGCTCGTCTATGGCGTCCTCGGGCTATCGGCGGACACTCGTTTCGGCGCGGCGCTGAACTTCTTCGTGATGGATGTCCCGAAGATTTTCTTCCTGCTGGTTGTGGTGATCTACGTGATGGGCTGGTTGCGTGCCTTCGTCAGTCCGGAGCAGGTGCGCAACTACATCCGCGGGCGCTCCAAGGTCGCCGCGCGCTCGACTGCGGTCGGGCTGGGGGCGGTCACGCCGTTCTGCTCCTGTTCCTCGGTACCTTTGTTCATCGGGTTCGTGGAGGCGGGTATCCCGCTGGGCGTCACGTTCTCCTTTCTGATCGCGAGCCCGATGATCAACCAGGTCGCGGTGGTGCTGCTGGCCGGAATTCTGGGCTGGCAGGTCGCTCTGCTGTATGTGCTGGCGGGGCTCACCCTGGCCTTTGTCGGCGGCATGATCATGGAGCGGTTCAAGCCGGAGCGGTGGGTCGAGGAATACGTGTGGAAGATCCACATGGGGCAGGTTCAGATGCCGGAGCGGGATACCAGCCTGCGGGGCCGTCACCTGTACGCCTGGGGCGAGGTCACGGATATCGTGCGCCGGATCTGGAAGTGGATTTTCATCGGGGTCGGCGTGGGCGCATTTTTCTACGGTTATATCCCCCAGCACTGGGTCGAGAACCTCGGGGATCACTGGCTGGCGGTGCCCGCCGCCGTGCTGATCGGTGTACCGATGTACTCGAACGCGATTGGCGTGGTTCCGGTCGCCGAGGCCATGCTGCTGAAGGGCGTGCCGCTGGGCACTACGCTCGCGTTCATGATGAGTGTGGCGGCACTGTCACTTCCCGAGCTCCTGATTCTGCGCAAGGTGATCCGCTGGCCGGCACTGATCCGTTTCGTGGGGATCCTTGCGGTATCGTTCATGATCGTGGGCTGGCTGTTCAATGCGCTGGCGCCCTGGCTGCCGGTGGCGGCCGCGCCGTAA
- a CDS encoding CBS domain-containing protein translates to MTRDPVTVGPATSVEALIDLLVDKGINGLPVVDEFGRVLGMVTTGDLIHRVADAHVPSRDSIWRESLYKSVFRHDDSEPNPAEGVTAGAVMSRNPAYVLPSDDMAVAARLLIEHRVKSLPVLDEERLVGMVSRLDLLRCLRAHPGCCNPFKRQD, encoded by the coding sequence ATGACGCGCGATCCTGTGACCGTCGGTCCTGCGACTTCGGTCGAGGCACTCATCGACCTGTTGGTCGATAAGGGCATCAATGGCCTTCCGGTCGTCGATGAATTCGGCCGGGTGCTCGGGATGGTCACGACGGGGGACCTGATTCACCGGGTAGCCGATGCGCATGTCCCTAGCCGTGACTCCATCTGGCGGGAATCCTTGTACAAATCCGTGTTCCGCCACGACGATTCCGAGCCCAATCCAGCAGAAGGCGTCACAGCCGGCGCGGTGATGAGCCGCAACCCCGCGTACGTGTTGCCCTCGGATGACATGGCTGTCGCGGCCCGACTGCTGATCGAGCACCGGGTAAAGTCCCTTCCCGTTCTGGACGAAGAGCGACTGGTGGGGATGGTCTCGCGGCTTGACCTGCTGCGCTGCCTGCGCGCGCATCCCGGCTGTTGCAACCCGTTCAAACGCCAGGACTGA
- a CDS encoding arsenic transporter — protein sequence MLLTALVILVVTIALVIWQPRGLGIGWSAMGGAAVALATGVVSFSDVPIVVDIVWNATLTFVFIIIISLLLDEAGFFEWAALHVARWGRGNGLRLYAFIVLLGAAVAAMFANDGAALMLTPIVLEIVRALGFSPVAAVAFVVAAGFIADTASLPLVISNLVNIVSADFFGIGFVEYATVMVVVNVVSVAASLLVLMLFFRKQIPLRYDYTQLREPHEVIKDPAVFRAGWWVLGLLLFSFLVIEPQGVPISAIVGMGAAILLVVAARGHVISTKRVIRTAPWQIVIFSIGMYLVVYGLRNAGLTADIARILDWVGAYGVTAAALATGFIAAFLSSVMNNMPAVMVVALSIDDANVTGLVKEAMIYANVIGSDLGPKITPIGSLATLLWLHVLARKGIVITWKQYFLIGIVITPPVLLATLLGLSAWLQFLR from the coding sequence ATGTTGCTGACAGCCCTCGTCATCCTCGTGGTCACCATCGCCCTGGTGATCTGGCAGCCCAGGGGGTTGGGCATTGGGTGGTCGGCCATGGGCGGCGCGGCGGTGGCGCTCGCCACCGGCGTGGTGAGCTTTTCGGACGTGCCGATCGTGGTCGACATCGTGTGGAACGCGACGCTGACCTTCGTGTTCATCATCATCATCTCCCTGCTGCTCGACGAGGCCGGCTTCTTCGAGTGGGCCGCACTGCACGTGGCGCGCTGGGGACGGGGCAACGGATTGCGGCTGTATGCCTTCATCGTGCTGCTGGGGGCCGCCGTCGCGGCGATGTTTGCGAACGACGGGGCGGCACTGATGCTGACCCCGATCGTGCTGGAAATCGTTCGGGCACTGGGGTTCAGCCCGGTGGCTGCGGTGGCTTTCGTAGTGGCAGCAGGCTTCATCGCCGACACCGCGAGCCTTCCATTGGTCATCTCCAACCTCGTGAACATCGTATCGGCCGACTTCTTCGGCATCGGCTTCGTCGAGTACGCCACGGTGATGGTGGTCGTGAACGTGGTGTCGGTGGCGGCTTCGCTGCTCGTCCTGATGCTGTTCTTCCGCAAGCAGATTCCACTGCGTTACGACTACACGCAACTGCGTGAGCCGCATGAGGTGATCAAGGATCCTGCGGTATTCCGGGCCGGCTGGTGGGTGCTCGGGCTGTTGCTGTTCAGTTTTCTCGTGATCGAGCCGCAAGGCGTGCCGATCTCCGCGATCGTCGGGATGGGTGCAGCCATCCTGCTGGTCGTGGCCGCGCGCGGGCATGTCATTTCGACGAAGCGCGTGATCCGGACCGCGCCCTGGCAGATCGTGATCTTCTCGATTGGCATGTACCTGGTGGTGTACGGCCTGCGCAACGCGGGGCTTACCGCCGACATCGCACGCATCCTCGACTGGGTCGGTGCCTATGGGGTCACGGCGGCTGCGCTGGCCACCGGCTTCATCGCGGCTTTTCTGTCCTCGGTGATGAACAACATGCCGGCGGTGATGGTGGTCGCACTGTCGATCGACGATGCGAACGTAACCGGCCTGGTAAAGGAGGCCATGATCTACGCCAACGTCATCGGCTCCGACCTCGGCCCGAAGATCACGCCCATCGGTAGCCTTGCGACCCTCCTGTGGCTGCACGTGCTCGCGCGCAAGGGCATCGTGATCACCTGGAAACAGTATTTCCTGATCGGCATCGTGATCACACCCCCGGTGCTGCTGGCCACGCTCCTGGGCCTGTCCGCCTGGTTACAGTTCCTGCGTTGA
- a CDS encoding ArsR/SmtB family transcription factor, with protein sequence MAVKMFAALAHENRLAVFRMLVKAGPQGKSAGEIGAELGIVPSTLSFHLSALEGAGLVQSMRAGRYMCYGVRPQAIGSLLDFLTDDCCGGHPERCGLPMDRVTKASA encoded by the coding sequence ATGGCCGTCAAGATGTTCGCCGCCTTGGCCCATGAAAACCGACTTGCGGTGTTTCGCATGCTGGTAAAGGCCGGGCCCCAGGGCAAATCGGCCGGGGAGATCGGCGCTGAGCTCGGGATCGTGCCATCGACCCTTTCCTTTCACCTCTCGGCACTTGAGGGCGCAGGGCTGGTGCAATCCATGCGTGCCGGACGATACATGTGCTACGGCGTTCGCCCCCAAGCCATCGGCAGTCTGCTGGATTTTCTGACCGACGATTGCTGTGGGGGACATCCCGAGCGCTGTGGTCTGCCCATGGATCGGGTTACAAAAGCCTCTGCCTGA
- a CDS encoding ArsJ-associated glyceraldehyde-3-phosphate dehydrogenase, translating to MSVRVGINGFGRMGRLALRAAWGRPEFDFVLINEKNGDGAVSGHLLEFDSVHGRWPHAIAAEPDRISVDGHEIRHTRHDTPGAAPWAEAGCDLVIEATGAFRTVERLQPYFDAGVKKVVVAAPVKDPAVLNVVVGVNDHLYDPQRHRIVTAASCTTNCIAPAVKVMHESLGIVHGSILTIHDMTNTQSPVDRPHPDLRRARAAGLSLIPTTTGSARAIGDIFPELQGRLNGHAVRVPLMNASLTDLTFEAARSTTAEEVNGLLRAAAEGPLAGILGYEERPLVSADYRGDPRSSIVDADSTLVIDGTQVKLLLWYDNEWGYANRLVELATQVARSLETV from the coding sequence ATGAGCGTTCGTGTCGGCATCAATGGCTTTGGCCGCATGGGACGGCTGGCGCTGCGCGCCGCCTGGGGCCGTCCCGAGTTCGACTTTGTGCTGATCAACGAGAAGAACGGCGACGGCGCCGTCTCCGGCCACTTGCTCGAATTCGACTCGGTGCACGGGCGCTGGCCCCACGCCATCGCCGCTGAGCCCGACCGGATCAGCGTCGACGGGCATGAGATCCGCCACACCCGGCACGACACCCCCGGCGCGGCACCGTGGGCGGAGGCCGGCTGCGATCTGGTCATCGAGGCGACCGGCGCGTTTCGCACGGTCGAGCGCCTGCAACCGTACTTCGACGCCGGGGTGAAAAAGGTCGTGGTCGCCGCGCCGGTCAAGGACCCGGCGGTGCTCAACGTGGTCGTCGGCGTCAATGACCACCTCTACGATCCACAGCGTCACCGCATCGTAACCGCCGCCTCCTGCACCACCAACTGCATCGCCCCGGCGGTGAAGGTGATGCACGAGTCGCTCGGTATCGTCCACGGCTCGATCCTGACCATCCATGACATGACCAACACCCAGTCGCCAGTCGACCGGCCGCACCCGGATCTGCGCCGGGCACGTGCCGCCGGCCTTTCGCTGATTCCGACCACCACCGGCTCGGCCCGCGCGATCGGCGACATCTTTCCCGAACTCCAGGGCCGGCTCAATGGCCACGCGGTGCGGGTGCCGCTGATGAACGCGTCCCTCACCGACCTCACCTTCGAGGCGGCGCGCTCGACCACGGCCGAAGAGGTCAACGGCCTGCTACGCGCGGCCGCCGAAGGCCCGCTGGCCGGCATCCTCGGCTACGAAGAGCGGCCGCTGGTCTCGGCTGACTACCGGGGTGATCCGCGCTCGTCCATCGTCGATGCTGACTCCACGCTGGTCATCGACGGCACCCAGGTCAAGCTCCTGCTCTGGTACGACAACGAGTGGGGCTATGCCAACCGATTGGTCGAACTGGCCACACAGGTGGCACGCTCGCTCGAGACGGTGTAG
- a CDS encoding arsenic resistance protein, with product MFSRFTVERHQVWLYLCAIVGGLALGIRVPDIGPLFEPLIWPVLGALLYTTFTQVPLLHLRDAFQDRRFLLALLIGNFVLIPLLVWGLVLLLPDDPALRLGVLLVLLVPCTDWFIAFTQLGRGDPARAIAVTPLNLLLQFLLLPMYLWLMLPSEQFASVLSIGDLAPAAIGLIGVPLVLAAISERWIEARPERGVWRDRLAWGPVPLLAIVVFLIAAAQVGVIRDSGAMLLSVLPVFIAFALAAALIARVLTRFLSLPVSSGRTLVFSLGTRNSFVVLPFALALPAGWETTVVVIVLQSLVELFAIALYLWWIPRHLFRA from the coding sequence ATGTTCAGTCGGTTCACCGTCGAGCGTCATCAGGTCTGGCTGTACCTTTGCGCCATCGTCGGCGGCCTCGCGCTCGGCATTCGGGTTCCGGATATCGGTCCGCTCTTCGAACCGCTGATCTGGCCAGTTCTCGGGGCCCTGCTGTACACCACGTTCACTCAGGTCCCCCTGCTCCACCTGCGCGACGCCTTTCAGGATCGGCGCTTCCTGCTCGCGCTGCTGATCGGTAATTTCGTTCTCATTCCGCTCCTGGTATGGGGCCTGGTGCTGCTGCTCCCGGACGATCCGGCCCTGCGCCTCGGTGTGCTCCTGGTCCTGCTGGTACCGTGCACCGACTGGTTTATCGCGTTCACGCAACTTGGCCGTGGCGACCCGGCCCGCGCCATCGCGGTCACTCCCCTGAATCTGCTGTTGCAGTTCCTGTTACTGCCGATGTACCTCTGGTTGATGTTGCCGTCCGAACAATTTGCCTCGGTGCTTTCGATCGGTGATCTGGCCCCAGCAGCCATCGGCCTGATTGGGGTACCGCTCGTGCTGGCGGCAATCAGCGAGCGCTGGATCGAGGCACGCCCCGAACGTGGGGTCTGGCGTGACCGACTAGCCTGGGGGCCCGTTCCGCTTCTCGCCATCGTGGTTTTCCTGATCGCGGCAGCCCAGGTCGGTGTGATTCGCGATTCCGGAGCCATGCTGCTCTCGGTACTGCCGGTGTTCATCGCCTTCGCACTCGCGGCTGCCCTGATCGCAAGGGTGCTGACGCGCTTCCTGAGCCTTCCGGTCAGCAGCGGTCGCACCCTGGTCTTCAGTCTCGGTACCCGGAATTCCTTCGTGGTGTTGCCCTTTGCGCTGGCGCTCCCTGCCGGCTGGGAGACGACCGTCGTCGTGATCGTGCTCCAGTCGCTCGTGGAGCTGTTCGCCATAGCCCTCTACCTTTGGTGGATTCCGCGTCACCTGTTCCGAGCGTAA
- a CDS encoding 4Fe-4S dicluster domain-containing protein: MVIDQQLCVGCAACTIACKIENNTPVGINWCDKITRTTGKFPDVRYEYISTMCNHCDNAPCVAACPTQAMHKDRQTGLTLHDPKKCIGCKACIVGCPYGVISVNWERPHRHWAQRDRLAEGCFSPREMVEESGGEGSPHGNPERGTTYPVVRPSGTVEKCTFCDHRLAQGLAPACVDACPSGARQFGDIDDPNSEVSKLVARHGGQGLREHLGTRPRVIYIRDYKPQRRFEPARPAGEGQGA; the protein is encoded by the coding sequence ATGGTGATTGACCAGCAGCTCTGCGTCGGCTGCGCCGCCTGCACCATCGCGTGCAAGATCGAAAACAACACCCCGGTCGGCATCAACTGGTGCGACAAGATCACGCGCACCACCGGGAAATTCCCGGACGTGCGGTACGAGTACATTTCGACGATGTGCAACCACTGCGACAACGCGCCTTGCGTCGCCGCCTGCCCGACGCAGGCGATGCACAAGGACCGGCAGACCGGGCTCACGCTGCATGACCCCAAGAAGTGCATTGGCTGCAAGGCGTGCATCGTGGGCTGCCCGTACGGCGTGATCAGTGTCAACTGGGAACGGCCGCATCGACACTGGGCGCAGCGCGACCGCTTGGCCGAGGGCTGTTTCTCGCCCAGGGAGATGGTCGAGGAGTCCGGTGGCGAAGGCTCCCCACACGGCAATCCGGAGCGAGGCACCACCTACCCGGTCGTGCGGCCCTCGGGCACCGTCGAGAAATGCACCTTCTGCGACCACCGCCTGGCCCAGGGGCTGGCACCGGCCTGCGTCGACGCCTGCCCCTCGGGGGCAAGGCAGTTTGGCGACATCGATGATCCGAACAGCGAGGTAAGCAAACTGGTGGCCCGGCATGGAGGCCAGGGGTTGCGGGAACATCTCGGTACCCGACCACGGGTCATTTACATCCGCGACTACAAACCACAGCGCCGCTTCGAACCCGCGCGCCCGGCCGGCGAAGGCCAAGGAGCGTAA